Proteins encoded in a region of the Carassius gibelio isolate Cgi1373 ecotype wild population from Czech Republic chromosome B5, carGib1.2-hapl.c, whole genome shotgun sequence genome:
- the hsf5 gene encoding heat shock factor protein 5, translated as MDVELDRSLLRVHVNYNNFPAKLWRLINDPQNDSVFWSPNGESVMVDQQRFEDELLSPVKQDAKLFKTSNFTSFIRQLNLYGFRKVYDRSFKDRRRNLHHFHSPFFKQGQPELLVHMKRLTISNKAKMQAGEEVTCRPPRRNHQQSQHNTTDAKRGHTQVSGHFGSVSHHQQMGSDRSPIPPRSWIVPYSDVPPFYSNKGIPVSVIRLNPYNTPHRIQSGPGPLFPQEPKYIPHQLSYPPGFYSPVCQCCTAGFIEADQAGADQTALPYSHYAYYQQNYSVSHHPNSIQTANWPAHLTPESQRGDVNLDRVFQMVDEFQDLPNVHVVRVGSPVNGQHTSSPSLYTLPAASKPEPASPQTVRDQRPSVGAQYIKLESEGHDAEKQGASQLKEDDSASLETSEKVKRRWYRLSCSISVCCFTVPKNTVSQTIKTT; from the exons ATGGATGTGGAGTTAGACAGGTCTCTTCTCAGAGTCCATGTAAACTACAATAACTTTCCGGCTAAGTTGTGGCGTTTGATAaacgatccccaaaatgactcggTCTTCTGGAGCCCCAATGGAGAGAGCGTGATGGTGGACCAGCAGCGGTTCGAGGACGAGCTGCTGTCACCGGTCAAACAAGACGCTAAACTGTTCAAGACCTCCAACTTCACCAGCTTCATCCGCCAGCTCAACCTCTACGGCTTCCGGAAGGTTTACGACCGGTCCTTCAAGGACAGGCGACGAAACCTGCACCACTTCCACAGTCCCTTCTTCAAACAGGGTCAGCCAGAGCTTCTGGTCCACATGAAGAGGCTGACCATCAGTAACAAGGCCAAGATGCAGGCCGGAGAGGAGGTGACCTGTCGCCCCCCGCGCCGAAACCATCAGCAGTCTCAACACAACACTACTGATGCAAAGAGAGGCCA cacccaagtctctggg CACTTTGGTTCTGTGTCCCATCATCAGCAGATGGGGTCGGACCGAAGCCCAATCCCTCCGCGCTCCTGGATCGTTCCTTACAGTGATGTGCCTCCCTTCTACTCTAACAAAGGCATCCCTGTTTCTGTCATCCGCCTGAATCCGTACAACACTCCTCACAGGATCCAGTCCGGCCCTGGTCCTCTGTTTCCACAGGAGCCTAAATATATTCCTCATCAGCTGTCCTATCCTCCTGGATTTTACTCGCCAG TCTGTCAGTGTTGCACTGCTGGTTTTATTGAAGCAGATCAAGCAGGTGCAGATCAAACAGCTCTACCATATTCACATTATGCTTATTACCAG CAAAACTATTCAGTGAGCCACCATCCCAACAGCATCCAAACAGCAAACTGGCCTGCACACCTTACACCTGAGTCTCAGCGGGGCGACGTGAACCTCGACAGGGTGTTCCAGATGGTGGATGAGTTCCAGGACTTGCCAAACGTCCACGTAGTCCGAGTGGGCTCCCCTGTGAACGGCCAGCACACCTCCAGCCCGTCTCTCTATACTCTACCTGCTGCCTCTAAACCTGAACCTGCCAGTCCTCAGACTGTGAGAGACCAGCGTCCCAGTGTGGGAGCTCAGTACATCAAACTGGAGTCTGAGGGACATGATGCTGAGAAGCAAGGAGCCAGCCAACTCAAAGAAGATGACTCAGCATCCCTGGAGACCTCAGAAAAGGTCAAAAGACGCTGGTATCGTCTTAGTTGTTCTATAAGTGTATGTTGTTTTACCGTACCAAAAAATACAGTATCACAAACTATAAAGACTACTTAA
- the LOC127957817 gene encoding transcription elongation factor SPT4, giving the protein MSLETVPKDLRHLRACLLCSLVKTIDQFEYDGCDNCESYLQMKGNREMVYECTSSSFDGVIAMMSSEDSWVAKWQRIGNFKPGVYAVTVTGRLPPGVVRELKSRGVIYRSRDTAVKT; this is encoded by the exons ATGTCTCTGGAGACTGTCCCGAAAGATCTGCGTCATTTGAGAGCGTGTCTGCTGTGCTCTCTTGTCAAG ACCATTGATCAGTTCGAGTACGACGGATGTGATAACTGTGAATCATACCTGCAGATGAAGGGCAATCGAGAGATGGTCTATGAATGCACAAGCTCTTCTTTTGATGG AGTCATTGCTATGATGAGCTCTGAGGACAGTTGGGTTGCAAAATGGCAAAGAATCG GTAACTTCAAGCCAGGCGTGTATGCAGTGACGGTAACGGGTCGGTTACCTCCAG GTGTGGTGCGAGAGCTGAAGAGCAGAGGAGTCATCTACAGATCCAGAGACACGGCTGTTAAAACATAA